GCCAGTTGACCCGCCAGCAGGCGCGCATTCTCGACCAGATCTGCGAGGGCAAGATGAACAAGCAGATCGCCTATGATCTGTCGATTGCCGAGACCACGGTGAAAGCGCATGTCACCGCGATCATGCGCAAGCTCGGGGTCTATTCGCGCACGCAGGCCGTGCTTCTGGCGCGCGAAGCCCATTCGCTTTCGTCCTCGCCCGATCCTGCGACCCCGCGCTGATCCCGCCTGACGGAGTTCGCCCATGCTGTCCGCTGCAATAGAACACAGGCGCATCGAAGGCGCTTTGATGCCGCTGACCGCCTCTGTGAGTGCCGATGCAGCGCGCCCGTTACAGGCGCTGTCCGAAGAACTGGGCGCGGGGCCCTTCGCGCTGGTGCTGCTGTTTTGCAGCCCGCAGGCGCAGATCGGCAAGATCGTCGCGGAGGCCGAGGTGCTGTTTTCCGGCTCTGTTGTGGCGGGCTGCACGACAAGCGGAGAGCTGACCCGCCACGGCTATAGCGAGGGGCAGATTCTGGCTTTTGCCTTCCCGCAGGAGGGGTTCGAGGTCGAACCGGTGCTGGTGTCCTCGCTGGCACGCGAAGATGCGCGCCAGATCATCGAACAGATCACCAACCGGCGGCAGGCGATGGCCCTGCGCGAGGGGGCGGGGCCGAATGAATTCGCCCTTTTGCTGGCCGACGGGACCAATGCCCAAGAGGATGCGCTGCTGAACACGCTGTCCGGCGGTCTGGGGCCGGTGCCGGTTTTCGGCGGCTCGGCGGGTGATGGGGGGGCGGCGGGGCAGACCTGCCTGTTCCTGTCGGGCAGGCTCTATCAGGATGCGGCCATCCTGCTTCTGGTGCGCGCCCATGCCAGCTTCCGGATGTTTTCGGTGAACCATCTGGTGCCCACGGGGCGGCGCATGGTGGTCACGCAGGCAGATCCTGCCCGCCGCGCCGTGCTGCGGATCAATGACGAACCTGCCGCTGCCGAATATGCCCGACTGCTCGGGGTTGCCGAGAAAGATCTGTGCCAGTTTCTTTTTTCCATCAACCCTGTGCAGGTGCGTGTGGGCGGGCGCTATTACGTGCGCTCTATCCGTGAATGCAGCGAGGATGGCGGGCTGGTGTTTTTCTCGGCGATTGATCGCGGATTGGTGTTAACGCT
The sequence above is drawn from the Thioclava sp. GXIMD4216 genome and encodes:
- a CDS encoding FIST N-terminal domain-containing protein, which gives rise to MLSAAIEHRRIEGALMPLTASVSADAARPLQALSEELGAGPFALVLLFCSPQAQIGKIVAEAEVLFSGSVVAGCTTSGELTRHGYSEGQILAFAFPQEGFEVEPVLVSSLAREDARQIIEQITNRRQAMALREGAGPNEFALLLADGTNAQEDALLNTLSGGLGPVPVFGGSAGDGGAAGQTCLFLSGRLYQDAAILLLVRAHASFRMFSVNHLVPTGRRMVVTQADPARRAVLRINDEPAAAEYARLLGVAEKDLCQFLFSINPVQVRVGGRYYVRSIRECSEDGGLVFFSAIDRGLVLTLARPQNMVRHLEDELERLSQPAAPGLILAFDCIFRRIEVEGRQIMQPVSDLLRRYNVQGFSTYGEQFGAMHVNQTFTGIAFYSPLGRGPRGQGEEEERV